In Lathyrus oleraceus cultivar Zhongwan6 chromosome 2, CAAS_Psat_ZW6_1.0, whole genome shotgun sequence, the DNA window ttatgaatgtgtatatgtaccattggtggattatgaatgatatattgttatgaatgtgtttatgtaccattggtggattgtgaatgatatattgttatgaatttgtatatgtaccattggtgggttgtgaatgatatattgttatgaatgtgtatatgtatcattggtggataattcatagagttgaattatggcgatatgtggaatgttaagatggtagagatgatcttaattgcatatgtattggtatctgtacattcattcatggcatgcatggtcggcttcatagtggaagcggtgaaactgtgggttcacatggtagcacacgttgatccttgattggaaataggcgtggtagatagacgttgatccttaattggaaataggcgtagcagatgttgatccttaattggaaatagacgtggtggcttggattctagatgttgaatcggaaagcggtggaacgttgggtccatatagacgttgatccttaattggaaatgggcgtagcagacgttgatccttaattggaaatagacgtggtggcttggattctagatgttgaatcggaaagcggtggaacattgggtccatatagacgttgatccttaattggaaataggcgtagcagacgttgatccttaattggaaatagacgcggtggcttggattctagatattgaattggaaagcggtgaaacgttgggttcacattaaggtaccacatgcatagagtcacatgtcttgcattgagtcacattagagtcatgtgataattgagtgtatgcattgttgtgattgtgatgtgtgtatgagatatggaaattgaatttggtgatgtttggatacataacttggaaaaatatgtgattatgtgataattgtagttatgtgtatatttgggaatatagtattgaattttaatattatactctttgagttttgatgtatgtttgaacatgtgaaataaatattggttagtattatttacatggttatacgaagtgtgatgaattcctttaattgttgatttaatcattgtgccttgttatacttcttcataatgatttgaattctcaccctttctgtttgaatgttacctttacatgggtatcgtgcagatactcaggagtagtatcgctgaagtaagtgaaaggtagctcattcgagagttagccggagagcttccgtattctagtttggagactaggtagtgagtcgatgctctggtcatgtaacactgggtagattagtagtattgaactcatatcttatttggatatgaatcatgttattacttgttttattttatcttatggtgattattgagagatgagcatggtatgggacatggatcattttatgaaatacatgagtattcattattttccgctgcgaacgcatattcttgaatattcatgagaagtgaaatgtgttattttaaatgaccaggtgtattgtatattgatgatgaatggtgttggtttttgaaagcttttagtttttgaaaacgtcgatgtgacgcccttttggTTATACGCGTGCctatttactctgattatatgttaagtattttggggtagaaaaaagGGGTGTTACACTGAAGGACcatagagagagagagagagagagagagagagagagatagcTAATGAGATGTATCTCTTCTCAAAGATTGACCCTTTAGAAGTTATAGCTTGTTATCTGCAAGATATGGAAGCTCAAGGCTTAGACATCTCTAGTTTCAGCTTGGACTGGCTCCTAGATCAGCCTCCTAACTTCCTGAAGAGAAAGAGGTAACCTTCTTagaagacgaagaagaagatTCTCAAGCTGGGAGAGTATTCAACGACCCATAAGAAGTCAGTGCCTCTGACCTCTTCATCACCTTCTGGTAAGTCATATATCTCAGAAGCTCCTCGTCCCTCTGACTCTAGGTAACTTGCCTCATCACTCCCTCTACCACCCCCCACACTCTCAACCACTGTTACAACATCCTTCATCTCACCTTTCACACATACTATAGCTCCCAAAGCAAAATCAAAATATCAACAACAAACAACCTGACTCCCTTCCTCATTTGAACCAACACCTTTTATACCAATCCTATTTGAACCAAACCCATCAAAACCCCCAACCTCTGACCATATGACATCTTCATCTCCCTTACCTCTCTTCAACCTTCAAACAACATCCATCCCTCACTCTGAAGCCATCATGTTCAACGAACCCTTATCATCATCCCTCTCCTCTAACCCTAATTCCCCTTTTTATTATGAACTCACTTCTAACTCTGAACACTCTGATAACCCTTATCCAACCTCCCTAAACCATGAAGAACTTCATGCCACAACTGACTCTGAACATACTCCCCATGCACCTGAACCATCTGTACCTGAACCTTCTGTACCTAAACCCTCTGAATCCATTACAAAACACTCTGAACCCATTCTCGAACCCTTTGAACTTGACCTTACTATACTTACCTTTGATGAGGCACTAGCCAAGTTCTCAGAGAGTTCAACTTCCAGGTTCAAGAAGCTCTCTGATGAATCCAACATTAGTGACAATCCTTTTGAAGTAAGGACCAACTGGAACGGATTCATCAGATGGATGACTTTTGAAGTCTTCAAGTCGAAGGGCCtatctgaacaagtcagaaatgacttCATCAGAGGTGCTTAGGAGAAGCTAGAGGCTCGTATGGAGAAGGAAGAAACTGAGAAGGCAGAAAGGGAAGCTACGAAGAAAGCTGCTGCAGAAGCTGCTGCCAGGGAGGCAGCTGAGAAAGCTGCTGCAGAAGCTGCATCCAGAGAGAAAGCTGAAGCTGAAGCAGCATTGGCCTTTGAAGTTACTCAGAAAGTCGTTAAAGATAATGAGAAGACAATTGAGGTTGCTCTGACTCAAGAAGAGTCATCAACAACTGATCTTGCTCCTCTAGTCATCAAGACTTTGGAAAAGTTGCAGAAGGAACAACAACTGGTCAAAGTCAGACTCGACAAACAAGATCAAGTCAACTCCAGCATTCAAAGTCTGCTAGTTGAGCTACTTCAGAGGATACCTCATCCACCGAACCCTTAGACACTCTAGgatttctttgttttttttttctaagtgtttttGCCTCTTAGGTTTTATCTTTTGCTTCTATCTGTACTATGTAAGTTTTTCTCTTATTTATGAAATTTTGAGTTACTtactttttgagtctgacaaaaaggggaGAATTAAATAGAAGTCTTTTGATGAATTAATTTATCTAACTCTCAGAAATGCACTGCTTACATTCTAACATAAAATTATTTCATATACTAAGTCATTTTTTCAGGATCTATCTGAACCAAGGGAAACTGAATCCATATCTGAGAAACTACTAAATTAAATCAAGCAACCTAATAAAATCTGGTAAGAAAATCTCTACCCCAGAAACCCATATCTGATACTAAATATCGTTAAAAAAAATTAAGTATCAGGCTTAGGGGGAGATTGCTAATCTCAAGGGGAGTCACTCTCTATCGACTCTGATCATTTTCAATTTAGTATCTCTGAAAGTACTTATTATTTCATCAAAATTCTAATTtttatcatcataaaaaagggggagattgttagaacaagactttgattctgcaatatatctttaagttttgatgataccaaagaatgaaacaatttggtaccctaataattttCTTAAGTGTGTAggattctaagttaaaatgaATCTGATGAAACGAATATATGGCATCTTCATTAGTCCATAAACGGTGACCCAGCAGAAAGAGAAATCAAATTTGACTATGAACAGAATACATTTGAAGAGCAATCAACTGAAGAATCTGACTTTGTAGTTCAAGCTCTGATTCTAAAGACTCtgcaagagatatctgaagactctacaagagatatctgaagactctgcaagaagatatctgaagactctaactctgaagactctgatcatgctcACTTTGACACATGATCAGATACACGCCATCAGTTACCACCTAATCAGAAACTTAAGTTGGAGGCATTGAAATTGTAGTACAATTCTCTTTAAGGAAACAAAAGATTATATtccaagactgctatggaaagTATAAGAAATTTAATACCTTTAACTCCCACAGCTGGCACGAAATCTCTATTGATTTCCCCCCAACGGTATCATCTCAAGTGCTATAAAAAGGAATCTTTACAACTTGCTGAATAAAATAAACTTTGACACTACAACATTCTTATACTCAAAATATTTTTCACCATCATTGTTGTAAGAAATATGTTCCATACAAGAGTTATTGCTCAATATTGTGTGGTTGTCTCTTTTTGTTCTTAAAGTGTGTTTAtattgcttatctagaagcatctagTGAAACAATtgtaattcttgaaattgtttgtaattcctcaagtgacttgtttaggtctgtagacttgagagggctaagaggttgTTAAACTCTTAGACTAATTTTGTAATTTGTTGAGATTAGTGGActaagtccttattgaaggcgaagTCACCTTGACCGGGTGGACTGaagtagctttgaatttcaagcgaaccaggataaattgtttgtgttgttattattTATTCTTCGTGTTTTATTGCAAAAAGATTTTAATTCCTGggaaaacaattcaaacccccctttcttgtttttctctaccttcattGATGATAAATACATTAATGCTGAAGGTATGAGAAATGTCATAGTAGTTCTGAATAATGGTAAAATAACATTGATTCGGAATGTGTGGTATGTTCCTAGCATGTAAAGTAtgatgagtgtaggtcaattAACTAAGAAAGGattttcagttaccatgaaggacaatcttttgAATTTGTATGACTATAATCAGAAGTTGGTTATGAAGTTAGAATAAGGGAGGATTATAACATTCAAAGTGAATGTTAAAATTGCAGACTGTTAATGTCTTAGTGCAATAAGTGTTGTAAAGGAAAGTGAGTTATGGCACAAAAGATTTGGCCatctgaacttcagaagcttagggaatatgaattcaaagaagttcgtacatggaattcctgcaattaagaagctAGAGAAGTCATGCAATGAGTGCATGATAGGGAAGCAACCAAGATTGCCATTTGCATCTGAAATGCCTCCAAAAGCAAAGCATGTCCTGGGTGTGGTGCATTTTGATGTGTGTGAACCATTTCCAGTACCTTCACTTagagggaataaatactttgtcATTTGTTGATGAGTTCACAAGGATAATGTGggtatcccttataaagttcaaacacaAGGTGTTTTctgaatttaagaaattcagaATCAAGGTTGAGAATCAGAGTGGCCAAAAGCTGAATGTTctcagaactgatggtggaggcgagtataactctacagagttcagaaagttctgtgaggagaatggaattgagcatgtGGTGACTGCTCCATACACTCCTCAACAAATGGTTTCAAAGGACAAGAAAGCCATTAGCGCCAGATGGGTTTTCTAAGTGAAACTGAAGCCAAATGGATCAATAGGAAGACGCAAAGCAAGGTTAGTGGCAAGAGGTTTTCCACATAAAATTGGGTTATACTACTTTGAGGTGTTTGCTCTTATAGCGAGACATTAGACAATCAGACTTGTGATTGCAATAGCTGTTAACAAGAATTGGCCTCTGATGGATCTAGATGTGAAATCTGCATTTTTCAATGGTCCATTGCAAGAAGAGGTatatgtgtcacaacctcctggatttaTGAAAAAGAATCACTAATGGATGGTGTACAGGTTACATAAAGCgttgtatggactgaaacaagctcctagagtttggaatctgaaaattgatttatttttcaaGCTCCAAGGATTCATAAAGCGTGAGATAAAATATGGCGTTTATGTTTAACATACTTCTGAAAGCAATATGATTCTAGCGTGTACGTgtgttgatgacatattgctaacagaaagttgtgaacatgagatagctaagttcaagaaggtgtcgatgaatgagtttgagataaTTGATCTAGGAAATATGACATATTTTCTAGGGATGAAGATTTTGTACTCTGAGAAAGGTATCATTTTGCACCAAttgaagtatgaacttgagcttctaaAGAGATTTCAGCTATTGAATTGTAAGACTGCAGTCACACCTTCAGAAACAAATCACAGATTGAATTCTAATCCTGAACgtgatgatgtagatgctacaacttTCAAGAAGTTAGTTGGCTCTTTGAGGTATTTATGTAATACCATATGTGATATTTGTTATGTAGTTGTaatggttagtaggttcatgagtaaaccaAAGTGGTCATTACCAAACAACTATCAGAATTCTAAGGTATATtaagggaactctgaagtatggagttttgttcccttaTAGAGAAAAAACTAATTCAAAGCTGATGTGTTACTCATactctgattggtgtggagacatAATTGATAGAATAAGTACTTATGGATATTTGATTAAGTATTTGGGAGGTCATttttcttggtgttccaagaagcaaccaatTGTTGCTTTGTCAACATGTGAAGTTGAATATATTATAGGTGTTGTGGTTGCATGTCAAACTATTTGACTTCTGAATATactgcaggatctgaagatcaaggtaAACAAGCCTTTGAAGCTGATGACTGATAACAAGTCTGTAATCAATCTTGTCAAGAACtcagtgttgcatgggagaagcaatCATATTGAGAATAAGTATCACTTTTTGAGAAGGTAGATTCAGAATAGAGTGAGAAATTATGCACTGTAGCACTTAGAAGCAGCTGACAGATGTTTTGACGGAAGCAATCAAGACAGATCAATTTTTCCGCTTaagggatgaaattggtgttgttaGTTTTGATTGACTAAATATGAATTAAAGGATAATATTAAAAGTAATTTATATTCAGTAGTAGTAGTAGTATTAATTTTTGTTAAATTTAATCTATCTAATGTAGGTTAGCATTTTGCCTACTTGACATTATTGTTGTGTATATATAAATAATGTAGCTGCCAACAATAGTACAGGTAGTGTAATGAATATACATAACTGTTTTGTAAAAGTAATTGAAATTTATTATTTTCTCTCTTCCCTCTATTctttcatcttcttcaccttACACATTATCCTCCGTCATTCAATTATATCTCGGATGACCGATCATAATCCTGTACGTATTAGAATAATACCAACATAAAAAATATCTAGGACTAGTACTCAATATGTCTCAAATAAAACTACTTTTATGTTGAGAAAATCTAATAAAAAACAATATCTTCCACAAAATACTTCGAAACGACAGTGCAGTTGTGCATTACACGAGACTTAAAGGGAAATTAGGCGAAGATAATAAAGTTCATTCACCACACCACACGAATGTCAAACAAATTGTCTCTAGAACACTATAGCTCCAAGTTCCAACCTCTAGCTTAGTGGTACACGAAACGAAAAGGTAAGGTTTTAAGTTCCAATTGCGCGGCTAAATAGAGTATTTAATTCTAGGAACTGCAAAGTTGTTCAGATTCCAGAAGATTGATCGGTCATGCAATAACTACAATAATTTTATACTCCACACAAGATAAAGGAATATGGGTCTATGACATTCATGTTCAAAAGTTTACAAAGAAAAATGACACCAACACATGCTTCATTCGTATTATTTTAGTTTAATACTCTCTATTTTTATATACATTATTTTAAAGGAAATATTGTActaaaaaatataaatagttatAAACATCAATAAGATAATATTATTTGTTATCTCTtttattaattgattttaatatattattataaaaaaatttaatataattttttaaataattatatatatttagacaatattttttctataaaaactattaatttaataattatatatatttaGACACCCTAAATGTAGCTAGTTATGCTCGTTTTCTACCCTAAATGTAGCTAGTTATGAAACTGTTTTTCAATCTTTTAAGTCTGCATTTACTTGATCAATTGAAGAAATTCTATGACTTATGAAACCACCAACTCACTATGATTGGTGTCATTTGTACGAGATATTGTAGTATTTGTTGTCCAGGTAAAATCGCACTTGACTGAAAACTGTGTAATTCAGATATCCATTGCCTATAACCGACCGAGAGATACTATCTATTACCCTATGGTGTTTCTAATGCTGCTTCGTTGGTTTTACATTTTACACTCCGGTGAAAAATACGTACCTGATGATAATGACAGAGCAGAATGAGACAGCCAAAAAGTGTTGTAAATTGAAATGAGCAGGCAACATGGTAAGCAAGCAAACACTATTTTCATCGAAGAAAAGCGTGCGTGCGATGGGGACAAGTTTGTGTATTTATTCGCTGTTTTGTTTTCGGAATAAAGTAACCGACAGACACATACACTGCATGCAACATTACACCACAATCAACGCTGTCATTCACATAGTTCTAATCTAACCATCACTTCACAACCAACAAACCCCCCAATCTCAGTATATACTAGCCTCTTTTCAAGGGTAAGCAAAAAAAAAATATCTAGAGAAACATTTCAAGAGTTCAATAATATGTGTGAATGTTTTGTATTAGTGACACAAAAATGACATAGTTTCTTTGCTAATAACATAGGGCTGTCTTTCAAAATATGCAAAAATAAACTACAACACAGTTTCTAATGTAGATCTGGAGCAAAAGGATGGATGACAATAGGGTTAATATGCAACTTTGAATTATAGTTATCATCATATAAAAGTAATGAAATAAGCAAATATTATAAGAAGTTCtcatacatatatatatataaagcaCTTGAATTCATTGTATTCCACTTCCACAAGACAATAAGGTCTACTTTAACATCTAAGAAAATAATATTACCAAGTTACAAAACTTTAGAGCATGTATATACATGCATGAGTGATGTAATTTATTCCATCATTTGATTTGTACAATTACAAACCAAAAACATTGGTGTCATTCTCTCTATAAGGTTTAGTCATTCCGGATCTAGCTACCCCTGCAAGAAAAATTAGTTCATTGATTAAAAAAATACTATTTACCGTCCTTCCAATCCTATTTATAAGAGAAAATTTAATTTCTAAATACATTGAATAATAAATATATTCGATATATCAGATACATTGATTATTCATTGAATctaaaaaatatatttgaataTGTTTTGGCAATCATGCATAACACAATTAAGCTAGAACATTACCACAAAAATCCTTGTTTACAATCTGGCAGTACTTGAGGTTCATGATCATATACAAGACTTCTTCCAGAGCAAAAACCTAGATGAAATTGAGAGTTCACTGAAATAGAAGTATGTTAACTAACTAAATTTTTGTAATATACATGTAATTATTGTTAAATGAGGTTAGATCTCATCTCAATAGTGCCCAACTCCACCCAGCAGCTCGAAGATCTTCGCATTATGGCTCAAGAATATTAGCAAAATATACAACTTTAGATAGTTACAATCAATTATAGGGAAGAATGAGAAgtaaaaaatattattaaaaacGGAAAAAGGGAGCTCCCTTCAGTCCAAGCAAAGAGAAGAAAAGGAAGAAATTTACCTCctgcatcattcacacattcacAATAGCATTACATCATTCCTTATCTATTGTGTTTGAATCAATGAGTCAGCAGGTAATTCTAACCCCTTACCCTTCCATGAGTGGACTGAAGGAAGCTCTCTTCATCTATCCCTAATTCCGtataatattaatattttaacAACATTTCAACAGATCTAATGAAACAATATTCATATATAATTGCAAAATATTTGTTTAAAAAATAATGTAAATGGCTTTCAAAGAACCCTAACCCTAAATCTTAAAAACTTccaaaagcaaaaaaaaaa includes these proteins:
- the LOC127122191 gene encoding uncharacterized mitochondrial protein AtMg00810-like, with product MNEFEIIDLGNMTYFLGMKILYSEKGIILHQLKYELELLKRFQLLNCKTAVTPSETNHRLNSNPERDDVDATTFKKLVGSLRYLCNTICDICYVVVMVSRFMSKPKWSLPNNYQNSKDLKIKVNKPLKLMTDNKSVINLVKNSVLHGRSNHIENKYHFLRR